Within Streptomyces sp. SS1-1, the genomic segment GTTGTACGGAGACTGCTTGCCGACGAGTGCAACCGGCAAGGCCGCGGATTCATTCCGGGCCGAGCGTGCTTTTTCCGCTTCTCATGCTCGCCCTCTTCATGCTCGCACATGCCCGGCGGCGCGGACAGCGCCCTGGTGGCGGGCGACGAGCGGGCCGTTCCGGGATTCCCGTCACATCGACACGACCGCCATCGTCAAACTGACGTGAAGCGGTTATGATAGATAGCGTCAATCCGACGAGAAGTCGGAGAAGGTGTCCCGCTTGACCCGCCGGACCGGTTTTCCGGCGCCGGCGAGCCGCAGAACAGAAAGGGTGCGTGTCGTGACCACCGCCCAGACCCAGGAGCTCGACGTACAGCCGACGCCCCTCGCCCTGCTGCTCCTCGGCCGCGAGGCCGACCCGAGGAGCGAGCGCGGCGTCGAGTGTCCCGGTGACCTGCCCTCGCCGTCCGACCCCGACCTGGTCGAGCGGGCCCGCGCGGCCAAGGAGAAGCTCGGCGACAAGGTCTTCGTGCTCGGCCACCACTACCAGCGCGACGAGGTCATCCAGTTCGCGGACGTGACCGGTGACTCCTTCAAGCTGGCCCGCGACGCCGCCGCCCGCCCGGAGGCGGAGTACATCGTGTTCTGCGGTGTGCACTTCATGGCGGAGTCCGCGGACATCCTGACCTCCGACGACCAGAAGGTCGTCCTGCCCGACCTGGCCGCCGGCTGCTCGATGGCCGACATGGCGACGGCCGAGCAGGTCGCCGAGTGCTGGGACGTTCTGACCGAGGCCGGCATAGCCGAGCAGGTCGTGCCCGTCTCGTACATGAACTCCTCGGCTGACATCAAGGCGTTCACCGGCAAGCACGGCGGCACGATCTGCACGTCGTCCAACGCCGAGCGCGCCCTGGACTGGGCCTTCGAGCAGGGCGAGAAGGTCCTCTTCCTGCCCGACCAGCACCTCGGCCGCAACACCGCGGTGCGGGACATGGGCATGTCCCTGGAGGACTGTGTCGTCTACAACCCGCACAAGCCGAACGGCGGCCTGACCGCCGACGAG encodes:
- the nadA gene encoding quinolinate synthase NadA, with translation MTTAQTQELDVQPTPLALLLLGREADPRSERGVECPGDLPSPSDPDLVERARAAKEKLGDKVFVLGHHYQRDEVIQFADVTGDSFKLARDAAARPEAEYIVFCGVHFMAESADILTSDDQKVVLPDLAAGCSMADMATAEQVAECWDVLTEAGIAEQVVPVSYMNSSADIKAFTGKHGGTICTSSNAERALDWAFEQGEKVLFLPDQHLGRNTAVRDMGMSLEDCVVYNPHKPNGGLTADELRAAKMILWRGHCSVHGRFSLDSVNDVRERIPGVNVLVHPECKHEVVAAADYVGSTEYIIKALEAAPAGSKWAIGTELNLVRRLANRFAPEGKEIVFLDKTVCFCSTMNRIDLPHLVWTLESLAEGTLVNRIEVDKETEAFAKLALERMLALP